A single genomic interval of Chryseobacterium paludis harbors:
- a CDS encoding RidA family protein, whose translation MKKIINTVNAPAAIGPYSQANFANGVLYISGQIPVDPASGKLVEGIEKETHQVMKNLEAILTEAGMTFKNVVKASIFLKSMDDFAVMNDIYASYLDAESYPARETVQVSCLPKNVDIEISMIAHQD comes from the coding sequence ATGAAAAAAATAATAAACACAGTTAATGCTCCTGCAGCAATCGGACCTTACTCGCAAGCAAACTTTGCAAACGGAGTTTTATATATATCAGGTCAGATTCCTGTAGATCCGGCATCTGGTAAATTGGTAGAAGGAATTGAAAAAGAAACACATCAGGTGATGAAAAACCTTGAGGCTATCCTTACGGAAGCTGGAATGACTTTTAAAAACGTTGTAAAGGCATCAATATTCCTTAAGAGTATGGATGATTTTGCAGTGATGAATGATATTTATGCATCATATCTGGATGCTGAAAGCTATCCGGCTCGTGAAACTGTACAGGTTTCTTGTCTGCCTAAGAATGTTGATATTGAAATTTCGATGATTGCACATCAGGATTAA
- a CDS encoding putative LPS assembly protein LptD produces MAKTVLKNILQILIILIFNNFLAQKTPEKLPKNTVINDTISKKDTIVAKKESLDDVLMTKADNIRRDFPKKMIYLNQKAQVKYQDMQIDADYISIDEQKNLIYARGKQDSLGKKFIEPVITTQAGKKYETDQFNYNYKTKQAIAYNARTEESEGVIIANKTKKYNDSVFAMRHALYTTDEYFLKKKDTAADYHLLASNIKLIKTKEKSQIITGPIQMYIEQVPTPLIMPFAILPFSSKRSAGILIPSFGERQDVGFFLNGIGYYQPIGEHFDMKVLADIYTKGSWNVRPEMNYTKKYRYSGNFAADIGTTIRGIKGLDDYSRSSTYRIAWRHTQDTKANPFLTFSASVDIVSNKFYNNTINNNYIFNQNVLNTQQNSTVSLTKRFLKLPATITGTASYSQNFATGLADLRLPQMNVAINQFYLFKSKTGVRQGLLENITVNTGLNLTNFVTTNEGELFTKAMWDKLQTGLKNNITLGTNTTVAKYFTFSLGATIDNALTTKTLTRYYDPLSNNSNKVVDQINKKIAGYSTFSTTASLQTTLYGMLNFKKGAAIEAIRHMMTPSIGFTYSPDFGSAGFGYYKNYYDANGALTPYSIFDKGIVGSPTSGMQGSLGFNIGNNIEMKVKSKKDSTGVKKIKIFESLNLSGSYNFAAKDHPWSIFTINGQSSFFENKLSVNTSLSLDPYKILFAPGSDTGIRTEQFGSFSVQGFNIQVSYPLSSEIFGEKTDYAKKYQSKGEIRNENYYFDDDHYAHFDQAWTLNVNANYAYSRSLSRFGNKIASVGLDGSLKLTPFWNINGSTHYDMITKQLAYTRIGFSRDQRSFTINFNWVPFGQYKVYDFFIGIKANILSDALKYKDRSFTQPNAPF; encoded by the coding sequence TTGGCCAAAACCGTCCTCAAAAATATATTACAAATTTTAATTATCCTAATTTTTAACAATTTTTTAGCACAGAAAACGCCTGAGAAATTGCCTAAAAATACGGTAATTAATGATACTATTTCCAAAAAGGATACCATTGTTGCAAAGAAAGAGTCATTAGATGATGTTCTTATGACAAAGGCGGATAATATCCGTAGAGATTTCCCAAAAAAAATGATATACCTGAACCAAAAGGCCCAGGTGAAATATCAGGATATGCAGATAGATGCAGATTATATCTCTATTGATGAACAAAAGAACCTAATTTATGCCCGAGGTAAACAGGATTCTTTGGGGAAGAAATTTATAGAACCTGTGATCACAACACAGGCAGGGAAAAAATATGAGACCGATCAGTTCAATTACAACTACAAAACAAAGCAAGCTATTGCATATAACGCAAGAACTGAGGAAAGTGAGGGGGTAATTATTGCTAATAAAACTAAAAAATATAATGATTCCGTCTTTGCTATGAGGCATGCCCTATATACTACGGATGAATATTTCCTGAAGAAAAAAGATACTGCAGCGGATTATCATTTATTGGCTTCTAATATTAAATTAATTAAAACCAAAGAGAAATCACAGATCATTACGGGACCTATACAAATGTATATAGAACAGGTGCCAACTCCACTTATTATGCCTTTTGCCATCTTACCTTTTTCCAGTAAAAGATCAGCAGGGATTTTAATACCGAGTTTTGGAGAACGACAGGATGTAGGGTTTTTCCTGAACGGGATCGGATACTATCAGCCGATAGGTGAGCATTTTGACATGAAGGTACTTGCAGATATCTACACAAAAGGAAGCTGGAATGTAAGACCTGAAATGAATTATACCAAGAAATACCGGTATTCTGGAAATTTCGCGGCAGATATTGGAACTACCATAAGGGGAATTAAAGGATTGGATGATTATTCCAGAAGCAGTACCTATAGAATTGCATGGAGACATACACAGGACACAAAGGCAAATCCATTTCTTACATTCTCAGCCTCAGTGGATATTGTAAGCAACAAATTTTATAATAATACCATTAACAATAATTATATATTCAATCAGAATGTATTGAATACTCAACAAAATTCAACGGTATCGCTTACTAAAAGGTTTCTAAAGCTACCGGCAACTATTACCGGAACAGCATCATATTCCCAGAATTTTGCTACAGGTTTAGCGGATTTACGCTTACCCCAGATGAACGTAGCGATTAATCAGTTTTATTTATTCAAATCAAAAACAGGTGTAAGACAAGGTCTCTTAGAAAATATTACCGTAAATACAGGTTTGAATTTAACAAACTTTGTGACAACCAACGAAGGGGAGCTATTTACAAAGGCGATGTGGGATAAACTTCAGACAGGTCTTAAAAATAATATAACATTAGGAACCAATACAACGGTAGCCAAATATTTTACATTCAGTTTAGGAGCTACAATAGACAATGCATTAACTACAAAAACACTCACAAGATATTATGATCCTTTGAGTAATAACAGCAATAAAGTAGTTGATCAAATCAATAAAAAAATTGCGGGATATTCCACATTTTCAACCACTGCCAGTTTACAGACCACATTGTATGGAATGCTTAATTTCAAAAAAGGCGCTGCAATTGAAGCAATACGACATATGATGACTCCAAGTATTGGATTTACTTATTCACCGGATTTTGGATCGGCAGGCTTTGGATATTATAAGAATTATTATGATGCAAACGGAGCTTTAACTCCTTATTCGATTTTTGATAAAGGAATTGTCGGTTCACCTACCAGCGGAATGCAGGGATCTTTAGGTTTCAATATTGGGAATAATATCGAAATGAAGGTGAAGTCTAAGAAAGACTCTACAGGGGTAAAAAAAATAAAGATATTTGAATCCCTAAACCTTTCTGGAAGCTATAATTTTGCAGCTAAAGATCATCCATGGTCTATCTTTACAATTAACGGACAATCTTCGTTTTTTGAAAATAAATTGAGCGTGAATACGAGTTTGTCACTGGATCCATATAAAATTCTTTTTGCTCCGGGATCAGATACAGGGATCAGAACTGAACAGTTTGGAAGCTTTAGTGTACAGGGCTTTAATATTCAGGTATCCTATCCTTTAAGCAGTGAGATCTTTGGAGAAAAAACAGATTACGCGAAGAAATATCAGTCTAAAGGAGAAATAAGAAATGAAAATTATTATTTTGATGATGATCATTACGCTCATTTTGATCAGGCATGGACTTTAAATGTTAATGCAAATTATGCGTATTCCAGAAGTTTATCCCGCTTTGGTAATAAAATTGCTTCTGTAGGATTGGATGGAAGTCTTAAGCTTACTCCATTCTGGAATATAAATGGGAGTACCCACTATGATATGATCACTAAACAATTGGCATATACGAGAATAGGTTTCTCCAGAGATCAGCGAAGTTTTACAATCAATTTTAATTGGGTACCTTTTGGACAGTACAAAGTATATGACTTTTTCATTGGGATAAAAGCTAATATTTTAAGTGACGCCCTTAAATATAAGGACAGAAGTTTTACACAACCGAATGCACCTTTCTAA
- a CDS encoding N-acetylmuramoyl-L-alanine amidase family protein, which yields MYKQKFKIILSFLLILSSNFFFSQKKFTLVLDAGHGGSDSGAKRTYSDIGLLAEKDVTLSVVLKVGRMLEKNKDFKVIYTRKFDEYPSLSDRTNLANRSKADLFISVHCNSAQRSSAYGTETYVQGPDQNDTNLEVAKRENDVIFLDEKDRQTFGSYDAGSPESLIALKLQQSKYLESSLLFGGLVEDNFVNKDKRFSRGVFQKNLHVLRMNAMPSVLIETGFINHAEESHYLASDKGQDEIAESIYQAIIDYKKAIDRKSGGSSVMTTKKPEPEKLVEVALKNDFRILLMSSPTKYNDGDPALKGLNYILPIKDNGQYKYYYGVTNMASIKDINLKTARDAGFKNAFAVGFMPNQKISTGYYTIELYVGDKLNGNSFILQTLKDVERNKENGTFYYTYGKVYTLEDAVKLQKDLESKGIKNTIIQKVYR from the coding sequence ATGTACAAACAAAAATTTAAAATAATTTTATCATTTCTCCTCATACTATCGAGTAATTTCTTTTTTTCACAAAAAAAATTCACACTCGTTTTAGACGCTGGACATGGGGGAAGTGATTCTGGTGCGAAGAGAACTTATAGCGATATTGGACTTTTAGCAGAAAAAGATGTAACCCTTTCCGTTGTGTTAAAAGTAGGAAGGATGCTTGAAAAAAATAAAGACTTTAAAGTAATCTATACCCGTAAATTCGACGAATACCCTTCTCTTTCCGATAGAACCAATCTTGCCAACAGAAGCAAAGCTGATCTTTTTATTTCCGTCCATTGTAATTCTGCACAGAGATCTTCGGCGTATGGAACAGAAACCTATGTTCAGGGACCCGATCAAAATGACACCAATCTGGAAGTGGCAAAAAGAGAAAATGATGTGATTTTTCTGGATGAAAAAGATAGACAGACCTTTGGTTCTTATGATGCCGGTTCACCGGAATCTTTAATTGCACTAAAGCTTCAGCAGAGCAAATATCTTGAATCCAGTCTTCTATTTGGAGGTTTGGTAGAAGATAATTTTGTAAATAAAGATAAAAGGTTCTCAAGAGGTGTTTTCCAAAAAAACTTACACGTTCTTCGTATGAATGCAATGCCTTCCGTTCTTATTGAAACCGGATTTATCAATCATGCAGAAGAAAGTCATTATTTAGCATCTGACAAAGGACAGGATGAGATTGCAGAAAGTATCTATCAGGCTATTATCGATTATAAGAAAGCAATTGACAGAAAATCCGGTGGCTCTTCTGTTATGACTACTAAAAAGCCTGAGCCTGAAAAGCTTGTAGAGGTGGCTTTAAAAAATGACTTCAGAATCCTGCTGATGAGTTCACCTACCAAATATAACGATGGTGACCCTGCTTTAAAAGGGCTAAACTATATTCTTCCGATAAAAGACAACGGCCAATATAAATACTATTATGGGGTAACCAATATGGCATCTATAAAAGATATCAATCTTAAAACAGCCAGAGATGCTGGATTTAAAAATGCATTTGCCGTAGGATTTATGCCTAACCAAAAAATAAGCACCGGATATTACACCATCGAGTTGTATGTTGGTGACAAATTGAATGGCAATTCGTTTATTCTCCAAACCCTAAAAGATGTAGAAAGGAATAAAGAAAACGGAACTTTCTACTATACTTATGGAAAAGTATACACTTTGGAGGATGCTGTAAAACTTCAGAAAGACCTTGAATCAAAGGGAATTAAGAATACTATCATACAAAAGGTTTACAGATAG
- the trhO gene encoding oxygen-dependent tRNA uridine(34) hydroxylase TrhO, producing the protein MQLYNTLSAEERAQLIDEAGKERLTLSFYAYAKIEDPKKFRDELFIAWNALDALGRIYVAHEGINAQMSIPADQFEAFRDTLEVYEFMKGIRLNVAVEQDDHSFLKLTIKVRHKIVADGLSDDSFDVTNKGIHLKAKEFNNLLEDPNTIVVDFRNHYESEVGHFEGAITPDVENFRESLPIINEQLQDFKEDKNLLMYCTGGIRCEKASAYFKHQGFKNVFQLEGGIIEYTRQIKEEGIESKFIGKNFVFDHRLGERITDDIISQCHQCGKPCDNHTNCSNDACHLLFIQCDECKATMENCCSTECLETIHLPLEEQVKLRKGLQVGNKVFRKGKSEALKFKNSGDLATKPLAKAVTKDIRKKITVKKVLLGKAEHYYTKSKIAQFLIENKELSVGDKVLISGPTTGDQELTITEIFVNGGPCETAKKGDQITFELPFRVRLSDKLYRILQTSDNA; encoded by the coding sequence ATGCAACTGTATAACACTTTAAGCGCAGAAGAAAGAGCTCAACTTATTGATGAAGCTGGTAAGGAACGTCTTACATTGTCTTTCTATGCGTATGCCAAAATTGAAGATCCCAAAAAATTTCGTGACGAATTATTTATAGCCTGGAATGCACTAGATGCTCTTGGCCGTATTTATGTTGCACATGAAGGAATAAATGCTCAGATGAGTATCCCTGCTGATCAATTTGAGGCTTTTCGCGATACGTTGGAAGTTTACGAATTTATGAAAGGTATTCGTTTAAATGTAGCAGTTGAGCAGGACGATCATTCTTTTTTAAAATTGACCATTAAAGTTAGACATAAAATTGTCGCTGACGGTTTGAGTGATGATTCTTTTGATGTTACCAATAAAGGGATTCATTTAAAAGCAAAGGAATTTAATAATTTACTTGAAGATCCAAATACAATTGTAGTTGATTTTAGAAATCACTACGAAAGTGAAGTAGGGCATTTTGAAGGTGCTATTACTCCTGATGTAGAAAATTTCAGAGAAAGTTTACCAATTATCAACGAACAATTACAAGATTTTAAAGAAGATAAAAACCTTTTAATGTATTGTACAGGGGGAATTCGTTGCGAAAAAGCCAGTGCTTACTTTAAACACCAGGGTTTTAAGAATGTTTTCCAATTGGAAGGCGGAATTATTGAATATACACGTCAGATAAAAGAAGAAGGTATAGAAAGTAAATTTATTGGTAAAAACTTTGTGTTTGATCATCGATTGGGAGAGCGAATTACAGATGATATTATTTCACAATGCCATCAGTGTGGTAAGCCATGTGATAACCATACGAATTGTTCTAATGATGCCTGCCATTTATTGTTTATTCAATGTGATGAATGCAAAGCAACGATGGAAAATTGCTGTTCTACGGAATGTTTGGAAACCATACATTTACCTTTAGAAGAACAGGTGAAGTTAAGAAAGGGATTGCAGGTTGGAAATAAAGTTTTCAGAAAAGGTAAATCTGAAGCTTTGAAATTTAAAAATTCAGGCGATTTAGCAACTAAGCCTTTAGCAAAAGCTGTAACAAAAGATATCCGAAAAAAAATAACTGTCAAAAAGGTATTGCTTGGAAAGGCAGAACATTATTATACGAAATCAAAAATTGCACAGTTTTTAATTGAAAACAAAGAACTTTCAGTAGGTGATAAAGTATTGATTTCTGGTCCAACAACTGGCGATCAAGAGCTTACAATTACTGAGATTTTTGTAAATGGAGGCCCTTGTGAAACGGCAAAAAAAGGAGATCAAATCACTTTTGAACTTCCTTTTAGAGTCCGTTTATCTGATAAGTTGTATAGAATTTTGCAAACTTCTGACAACGCATAA
- a CDS encoding trypsin-like peptidase domain-containing protein: protein MKSTLKKLLPFAVVGVISGATTVGTIQYFGHGANNGDQSYFTSAANTSFVGMNTGTTGDDFVKAAKTTVPAVVTIKNYQSRTSSRASEQDLFDFFFGDPFGGRGGGQQRQKQQQQAPDNMPSGMGSGVIISPDGYIISNNHVVAGANKLEVVLSNKKAYIATLVGTDPNTDISLLKIEEKGLPYLNFANSDNIEVGQWVLAVGNPLGLNSTVTAGIVSAKGRGIGILGSQGKASNPIESFIQTDAAINPGNSGGALVNANGDLIGINSAIQSTTGYYQGYGFAIPANLARKIVEDIKKFGIVQRGFLGVASLDLSDDQQVAMYNKQKKANIKVGSGVYVTEVTDKSGAENAGIKNGDIITKIDETAITDFADLSMAVGSKRPGDKVQVTYTRNGKENVTTVTLKDQNGGTSARTKADLSVTEKIGAEFTPLSDSFKTSYGLNSGVIAKNVSEGSEMAKIGIVDNYIIIEINGKPVNSQEDVEKALNKYQGNVQVKFVDEYGRMYTKGFKMP from the coding sequence ATGAAGAGCACTTTAAAAAAACTATTACCATTTGCCGTAGTAGGAGTTATCTCAGGAGCTACTACCGTTGGCACAATACAATATTTTGGCCACGGAGCCAATAACGGCGACCAGTCTTATTTTACTTCTGCAGCCAATACTTCGTTCGTAGGAATGAATACCGGTACTACAGGGGATGATTTCGTAAAAGCAGCAAAGACAACAGTCCCGGCAGTAGTTACTATTAAAAATTACCAGAGCAGAACATCAAGCAGAGCTTCTGAACAGGATTTGTTTGACTTTTTCTTCGGAGATCCTTTTGGAGGAAGAGGTGGCGGACAGCAAAGACAGAAGCAACAGCAGCAAGCTCCTGATAATATGCCTTCAGGAATGGGTTCGGGGGTTATCATCTCACCAGACGGTTATATTATTTCTAATAACCACGTAGTAGCGGGTGCTAACAAACTGGAAGTTGTACTTAGCAATAAAAAGGCTTACATCGCTACACTAGTAGGTACTGACCCTAATACAGATATTTCCCTGTTAAAAATTGAAGAGAAAGGATTGCCATATCTGAATTTTGCCAATTCTGATAATATCGAAGTAGGACAATGGGTTCTTGCTGTTGGAAATCCACTTGGGTTGAACTCAACGGTTACAGCAGGTATTGTTTCAGCAAAAGGCAGAGGAATTGGTATTCTGGGATCTCAGGGGAAAGCAAGTAATCCTATTGAAAGCTTTATTCAAACCGATGCTGCTATTAATCCAGGAAACTCAGGAGGGGCATTGGTAAATGCAAATGGAGATCTTATCGGTATCAACTCTGCTATTCAGTCTACAACAGGATACTATCAAGGCTATGGATTTGCAATACCAGCTAACTTAGCAAGAAAAATTGTTGAAGACATTAAGAAGTTTGGAATTGTACAGAGAGGATTCTTAGGAGTTGCTTCTTTAGATCTTTCAGATGACCAACAGGTTGCCATGTATAATAAGCAGAAGAAAGCCAACATTAAAGTAGGCTCTGGTGTATATGTTACAGAGGTTACTGACAAGAGTGGTGCTGAAAATGCAGGAATTAAGAATGGTGATATTATCACAAAAATTGATGAAACAGCAATTACTGATTTTGCAGATCTTTCAATGGCTGTAGGAAGCAAGCGTCCTGGTGATAAAGTTCAGGTAACCTATACAAGAAACGGCAAAGAAAACGTGACAACTGTTACTTTAAAAGATCAGAATGGAGGAACTTCTGCCAGAACAAAGGCTGACCTAAGTGTTACAGAAAAAATCGGTGCTGAGTTCACTCCATTGAGTGATTCATTTAAAACCAGCTACGGATTAAATAGTGGTGTAATCGCTAAAAATGTGTCTGAAGGAAGTGAAATGGCTAAAATAGGTATTGTAGACAATTACATCATTATAGAAATAAATGGTAAGCCTGTCAATTCACAAGAAGATGTTGAAAAGGCTCTGAATAAATACCAAGGAAATGTCCAGGTGAAATTTGTAGACGAATATGGAAGAATGTATACCAAAGGTTTCAAAATGCCTTAA
- a CDS encoding CPBP family intramembrane glutamic endopeptidase, with amino-acid sequence MSKTVYFYIVFVLGFLSYYFFDLFCFKPIQNYSKEIFASKAFAHIIAYSISLIPLIITLKILFPQKKLVNLLSLNRSPFIGFALAFTGTLPMLIGYFLFFQLIEKIDIESLFINTVSSSFFEELIFRAFLIGILYKYSRLGFIGSILLGSFLFAQVHLYQSKDTVEIIEIFTITFLGSVLFSWIYMEWNLNLWAAIFVHLFMNLYWEIFNVSENVSGNLYGNLFKFTSILLIIFITIYYKKKKKIPFEITMKSLFLKSKETEQ; translated from the coding sequence ATGAGTAAAACTGTTTATTTTTATATTGTATTTGTTCTTGGGTTTCTTTCTTACTATTTTTTTGATCTTTTCTGCTTCAAACCCATTCAAAATTACAGCAAAGAGATCTTTGCCAGTAAAGCCTTTGCCCACATTATTGCCTATTCAATATCTTTGATTCCATTAATTATAACATTAAAAATCTTATTTCCACAAAAGAAGTTAGTGAATTTACTTTCTTTGAATAGATCCCCATTCATAGGATTTGCTTTAGCATTTACAGGCACTTTACCAATGTTGATCGGTTATTTTTTATTCTTCCAGTTAATTGAAAAAATCGATATTGAATCCTTATTTATCAATACAGTATCGTCATCTTTTTTTGAAGAGTTAATCTTCAGAGCTTTTTTAATCGGAATTTTATACAAATACAGCAGGTTGGGGTTCATTGGTTCTATACTATTAGGTTCATTTCTTTTTGCACAGGTTCATTTATACCAAAGCAAAGATACTGTTGAGATTATTGAAATATTTACAATTACCTTCTTAGGATCTGTCCTTTTTTCATGGATCTATATGGAGTGGAACCTTAACTTATGGGCAGCAATTTTTGTTCATTTGTTCATGAATTTATATTGGGAGATATTCAATGTTTCAGAAAATGTATCCGGCAACTTATATGGTAATCTCTTTAAATTCACATCAATACTTCTAATCATATTCATTACCATCTACTATAAGAAGAAAAAGAAAATTCCATTTGAAATCACAATGAAAAGTCTTTTCTTAAAAAGTAAGGAAACTGAACAATAA
- a CDS encoding 5-formyltetrahydrofolate cyclo-ligase — MLKAELRKKYMQKRKTLSHDEVFFLSERIFKNFVTYFKPSAGQKVHVFLPIERFLEINTRIFVQYFLSHGIRVFVPKVVEQELISVEIFSDTEFVMSAWGISEPISNQDSGEQSFNYVITPLLYCDHKGNRVGYGKGFYDGFFENLSSDSKKIGVNYFSPDEIIDDIWEYDIALDYLVSPTEVLSFLAGGE, encoded by the coding sequence ATGCTGAAAGCAGAGCTTAGAAAAAAATATATGCAAAAAAGAAAAACCTTGTCTCATGATGAGGTTTTCTTCTTATCTGAAAGGATTTTCAAAAATTTCGTTACTTATTTTAAACCTTCAGCAGGACAAAAGGTTCATGTTTTTCTTCCTATCGAAAGGTTTTTGGAGATTAATACCCGGATTTTTGTTCAATACTTTTTAAGCCATGGTATTCGTGTTTTTGTTCCGAAAGTTGTGGAACAAGAGCTTATTTCAGTAGAAATTTTTTCAGACACTGAATTTGTAATGAGTGCATGGGGAATATCAGAACCTATTTCCAATCAGGATTCTGGAGAGCAAAGTTTTAATTATGTAATAACTCCCTTGTTATATTGTGACCATAAAGGGAATAGAGTAGGATATGGTAAAGGATTTTATGATGGTTTTTTTGAAAACCTTTCTTCAGATTCAAAAAAAATCGGAGTGAATTACTTCAGCCCCGATGAGATTATTGATGATATCTGGGAATATGATATCGCCTTAGATTATTTAGTGAGTCCCACTGAGGTACTGTCTTTCCTTGCTGGAGGTGAGTAA
- the rpsT gene encoding 30S ribosomal protein S20 has product MANHKSALKRIRQNEVRKVRNRYYHKTARSAMKVLRNEEDKASAAEQLPKVISLLDKLAKKNIIHKNKAANLKSKLTKHVNKLA; this is encoded by the coding sequence ATGGCAAATCATAAATCAGCATTAAAGAGAATTAGACAAAACGAAGTTAGAAAAGTTCGTAACAGATACTACCACAAGACTGCAAGATCAGCGATGAAGGTATTGAGAAATGAAGAAGACAAAGCTTCTGCTGCAGAGCAATTGCCTAAAGTGATCTCTTTGTTGGATAAATTAGCTAAGAAAAATATTATCCACAAAAACAAAGCTGCTAACTTGAAAAGTAAATTAACTAAGCACGTTAATAAATTAGCGTAA
- a CDS encoding LytTR family DNA-binding domain-containing protein → MIQIFSFTSYPYPKSESQKEVLVSSLSAGILIYLFLIIFQPFDTDQFHHEHKYLLLFPYSIIFGIFFYIINLLVLKINNWNVGNELIKISSILLLASIPSYFYNSLIISHVQLDFVNYLYMLMYTFAIGIPISIIYVLSRYIYLKKDHENTAMRISAQLQETPIIDDDLSKKTLEISTGTSKLEILEDDFIYAQSLENYCAVYYNENHTVKKVLLRISSSKLLNQVETHTIKRCHRSYIINLNKVKNIKGNAQGYKLSIEKIDLAIPVSRSYAPYVISLLQSLNV, encoded by the coding sequence ATGATTCAAATATTTTCTTTTACATCGTACCCTTATCCAAAATCTGAATCTCAAAAAGAAGTGCTAGTTTCTTCACTATCTGCAGGAATTCTGATTTACCTCTTCTTAATTATTTTTCAACCATTTGATACGGATCAATTCCATCATGAACATAAATATCTTTTACTCTTCCCTTATTCTATTATTTTTGGAATCTTTTTCTACATCATTAATCTTTTGGTTCTAAAGATCAATAATTGGAATGTGGGTAATGAATTAATAAAAATATCCAGCATTTTATTATTAGCATCTATTCCATCATATTTTTATAATTCACTAATAATTAGCCATGTACAACTCGACTTCGTTAATTACCTCTACATGCTTATGTATACTTTTGCCATCGGAATACCCATTTCTATTATTTATGTTTTATCAAGATATATTTATCTAAAAAAAGACCACGAAAATACTGCAATGAGGATTTCTGCTCAGTTACAAGAAACACCTATTATAGATGACGACTTAAGTAAAAAAACTTTAGAAATCAGTACAGGCACCTCTAAACTAGAGATCTTGGAAGACGATTTTATCTATGCCCAATCTTTGGAAAATTATTGTGCTGTTTATTATAATGAAAATCATACTGTAAAAAAAGTTTTGCTGAGGATAAGCTCATCAAAGCTGTTGAATCAGGTAGAAACACACACCATTAAGAGATGTCATAGATCATACATTATCAATCTAAATAAAGTAAAAAACATTAAAGGAAATGCTCAGGGATACAAATTAAGTATAGAAAAAATAGACCTTGCAATTCCTGTTTCCAGAAGCTATGCCCCGTATGTAATTTCTTTACTGCAAAGTCTGAACGTATAA
- a CDS encoding TrmH family RNA methyltransferase, with protein sequence MLIESFQNDKIKNITKLLTDNRFRKKSKVFVVEGQQENERAQKFDFEPIEFFICESIFKGETPTGKVYYVSEKVYEKIAYRGSSEGIIGIYKIKESELSSFNPKENATIIIVEGIEKPGNLGAILRSCEAFGIDALIITDAKADFYNPNVIRSSVGCLFGMEVFQAENEETLDFLKRNQFSIYTTIMDESAEDLYKRDLTQKSAILFGTEHSGLSDFWIGKGKNTLIPMVGSIDSLNLSNAVAITCYESLKQKRH encoded by the coding sequence ATGCTAATAGAGAGTTTTCAGAACGATAAAATCAAGAATATTACCAAGCTTCTTACAGATAACAGATTCAGAAAGAAATCTAAAGTTTTTGTAGTGGAAGGACAGCAGGAAAATGAAAGGGCACAAAAGTTTGATTTTGAACCTATAGAATTTTTTATTTGTGAGAGTATCTTCAAAGGAGAAACACCTACTGGTAAAGTATATTATGTAAGTGAGAAAGTTTATGAAAAGATTGCATATCGCGGAAGTTCTGAAGGTATTATTGGAATTTATAAGATCAAAGAATCTGAACTTTCTTCTTTTAATCCTAAAGAAAATGCGACTATAATTATTGTTGAAGGTATTGAAAAGCCGGGAAATCTGGGAGCTATTTTAAGAAGCTGTGAAGCTTTTGGAATTGATGCATTAATTATAACTGACGCTAAAGCTGATTTTTACAACCCAAATGTAATTCGTTCCAGTGTTGGATGTCTTTTCGGAATGGAAGTCTTTCAAGCTGAAAATGAAGAGACCCTGGATTTTCTGAAAAGGAATCAGTTCAGTATCTATACAACGATTATGGATGAGAGTGCTGAAGACCTATATAAAAGGGATCTGACCCAAAAATCTGCCATTCTATTTGGAACAGAGCATTCAGGTTTAAGCGATTTTTGGATCGGTAAAGGTAAGAATACACTTATTCCTATGGTAGGAAGTATCGACTCTTTAAATCTGAGTAATGCCGTAGCGATTACCTGTTATGAATCTCTAAAACAGAAAAGACATTAA